Below is a window of Oceanivirga salmonicida DNA.
AATGGCAAAACATGTCATAATAAAAAATAAAAACAATATTGGCCAAGAAACAAGCATATGTGCTAATTGTTTTTTCTTATCATAAACTTTAAAAGCAATCAATATATTAAATATAATTATTAGTGGGTAAATAAAAATTAATAATGCTAATAAATCACTAGAACTAGGTAAGACCACAAAAAATAATAAAGGCCATAATAATAATAATGGATAAGATATAATTAAAATAAAATTAAGAAAAATCAATATATAAAATAATTCACTTTTTTCTTTCATTTTTACTCGCTTTCTTTAAAATTTCAAAATAGAAACTCCAAACAAATTAAGTATGATAGCATGTAATAAACTAAATAATAAAATTGGTATAAGTAGAATAAAAACTGTTAATTCATAAACTAAACTGCTTCTATTATCACTTTTTTTACCTTTAATACGATTAATAAATGAACCTGCTGGTATACCAGTAGCGTTTCCTAGCATAATTGCTCTAATAGCTGAAAGTATTGCCTCAGCTTTTTCTATCCCATATTCTTTTACTAATTCATCCCAAGAACTTTTACTTACTTTTCCTCTTGTATCAGCATAATGTTGTGCAAAAAGTATAGCTTTTGCTTCATTTGTAGGTACATTAGTAAAATCTGTATCAAGATATGCCTTTATTTCATTATCACTAAGACCAGCTTCAAAGGCTGTTTTTGTATGAGCATAAGAACACATACTACATTTATTTACACCAGTAACTGCAAGCATAATTCTTTCTTGTAATTTTTCGTTCATAATACCATTTTTTTTAGATTTTATAAATCTAATAATTCCCCTA
It encodes the following:
- a CDS encoding carboxymuconolactone decarboxylase family protein is translated as MKKLFTFYEIYDICLKFFRGIIRFIKSKKNGIMNEKLQERIMLAVTGVNKCSMCSYAHTKTAFEAGLSDNEIKAYLDTDFTNVPTNEAKAILFAQHYADTRGKVSKSSWDELVKEYGIEKAEAILSAIRAIMLGNATGIPAGSFINRIKGKKSDNRSSLVYELTVFILLIPILLFSLLHAIILNLFGVSILKF